Within the Betaproteobacteria bacterium genome, the region GCGGTGTCGTGCATGCTGAACACGAGAATGCGTGCCGAGGGATAGCGGCCGACGATGCGGCGGATCGCCTCGATACCGCCCATGCCGGGCATCGAAAGATCCATCACCGCCACATCCGGGGCGCACTCGCCGAATATGCGATAGGCCTCGTCGCCGTTCGCCACCTCGGCGACGACGTGGATGCTCGGTGTCTGTTCCAGCAGGCGCCGGAATCCCGCGCGCACGACGGCGTGATCGTCCGCCAGCAGCACCCGAATGTCCTTCTCCGTCATCTCAGACACCTCGCGCGACCGCCGTCAGCGGCAGCTCTATCGTGAGCGCGACACCACGCGCCTGCTGCGTCCACACCCGCACCGATCCGCCCAGCGCCTCGACACGCTCGCGCATTCCGGCGAGTCCGAAGCCATGGACGGGCGCGCTCGTGTCCATGCCGGCGCCATCGTCCTTGACTTCCACCTCGAGCGTTCCCGAGCGGCGGATGCACACCTCCACGTGCCGCGCGCGGGCGTGCCGCGCGACGTTGGTCAATGCCTCCTGCACCACGCGGTAGACGGTGATGTTGAGGCGGTCGCTCAGGCCGTCGAGAGGCGTTGCAATGTGCAGGCTGCAGACGACGTCCGGATTGCGCTGGCGCCACCCTTTCACGAGCTCCTGCAGCGCATCGTCCAGGCCCAGGCTGTCGAGGGTTTCGGGGTGCAGACGCTGCAGCATGCCGCGAACGAGCTCCATGATGTGACGGGTGACCGCGACCACCGCCTCGGCGCTCTCGCGCGGTGCCGGTTTGTTGTTTCTGGTCGAGTTGAGGACGGCGGTGCCGTCGGCGAGGATGGCCGTCAGGCACTGACCGAGTTCGTCGTGCAGTTCACGCGCCAGGCTGCGACGCTCTTCTTCCTGCACGCGGATCAACTGTTGCGAAAGCTGGCGGTTCTGCGTCACGCTCGACTGCAGCCGGTCCATCATGCGGTTAAAGGCTGCTGCGATGCGTGCAAGCTCGGGCAGATCGAGCGGCGGCATGCGCGTGGCGAGGTTGCCGTGCTCGATCTCGTTCAGCGCGCTCAGGATCTTGTTCACCGGGGCGAGTGCGCGCCCGACCAGCCAGTAGATGAGAACGTTGGTGACGACGAAGATCACCCCGGCAAGGCGCATGAGCCCGGTCGCATAGGTCCAGACTTCGCCGACCTCGAACGAGGGATCCGGCTTGACCTCCAGCGTGCCGATCGACTGACCGCTCACCAGGACGGTGCGCTGGATCGGTGTGATCCGGGGACCCATTGCGGCCACCAGGTCGGCAAACCAGCGGGGCGCAGAGGTCGCGGACCTGGCGGCGGGATGATTGGATTCGACGATACGATCGTTCGGATCCCGCAGCGTAATGGTCAGGTGGCGCACCTCGCCGAGTGCGGCGAGATGAAACAGGGGTGGCCCGTCGCCGGCGAGCCGGGCGCGCTGCAGTTCCGCGTCGAGAAAATGCAGCGCGAGATTGGCAGTGGATTCGATCTCCGCCTGTACGTCGCGCCGTGCTTCGCGCACGAGGAACACGCTGCTGGCCAGAAAGATGATCGCGAGCACGATGGTGATGACCAGGTTGAGGCGTAGCTTCAGGCTCATGCGGGACGATCTGCGGGTCGGCTCCCGCGGCGACGTGGTGGCAGCTGCGCGGTGCGCGGGATTATAACGGTCCTATTTCCCTGTTCCGGCGTCTGGTTCCATTCAACCAGGGTGCTGGCTGCGGGGAACCAGCCGGTGTTGCGCGGGCATCCTGTCCCAAGCGGCCGCATCGAAGAGGAATGGTAGAAAAAACAAGGCCGGGACGACTCTCGACCCGGCCTACACGTTCAGCCCTAGACGAAGCTTGAACAATGGCAGGGGAGTGCTTGCGCAATCCGCGTGCCACACGCGGTTTTCGATCTAGGGCGCAGCGTTTGCGGTGCGCGTCGCGCTTTCGGCACGTGCGGTGCCGGCGAGCGCGGAGGCGTCCCAGCCGCCGCCGAGCGCCTTGACCAGCAGCACACTGGCCGTGAGCCGCTGACCGAGGATGCCGACGGCGGTGCGCTCGTTGTTGAGCGCAACGGTCTGCACCGCGACGACGTTGAGGTAGCTCACGATCCCGGCCTTGTACTGATTGGTCGTGAGATCGACCGATTGGCGCGCGGCCGCCACGGCATCGGCCTGCACCGCGGCTTCTTCCTCGAGGATGCGCAGCGCGGCGAGATTGTCCTCGACCTCCTGGAACCCGGTGAGGACGGTCTGGCGGTAGGCGGCGACGTTGCTGTCATACGTCGCGCGCGCCTGCGCGGTGACGCCGCTGCGCAGCCCCCCGTCGAACAGCACCTGTGCGAGAGCGGCGCCCACCGACCAGTAACGGCTCGGCACGGAGAGCCAGTCCGCGGCGTCGGTGCTGCGGAAACCGCCGGCGGCCGAGAGCGTGAGCGTCGGGTAGAAGGCGGCGATGGCGACGCCGATCTGTGCGTTCGCCGCCGCCACCGAACGCTCGGCTGCCGCGATGTCGGGGCGGCGCTCGAGCAGCTCGGATGGAACGCCGACGGGAATCGCGGGCGGGGCGACGTCGAGCGGCGTCGGCGCGATCGAGAACTCCTCCGGCGGCTCGCCCATGAGCACAGCGATCGCATGTTCGAGTGCGGCACGCTGCACACCGATTTCGATCGCCTGCGCCTGCGTGCTCTTGAGCTGGGTCAGCGCCTGGACGACGTCGACACGCGCCGCCACCCCGGCGGCATAACGGTTCTTCGTGAGCTCCAGCGAGCGCTCGTAAGCGGCCGCGGTGTCGTCGAGCAGTCGTTTCTGGGCATCCGCGGTGCGCAGCAGGAAATAGTTCTGTGCGAGTGTCGCCTGTGCCGAGAGCCGCGCCGATTCCAGACTGGCAGCGGTGGACTGCGCGTTCGCCTCGCTCGATTCGACGGCGCGGCGCACGCTGCCCCAGAGATCGGGTTCCCAGCTCGCGTTGGCGGGCAGATTGTAGGTGGTGACGGGGCGCGTCGTGCTCGGCGCGTTCGGCAGGTTCGGCGACTGGCTGCGGACGGTGGACACCCCCATGCTCAGCGTCGGGAAATAGCCCGCGCGGGCCTGCTGCACCAGGGCCTGCGCGCCGCGAAACTGCGCTTCGGCAGCGAGAATGTTCTGGTTGGAGACGTTGACCCGCTCGACGAGCGCATTGAGCTGCGCATCACCGAAGACCTCCCACCACGGGCCGCGGCCCGAGTCGTCGCGCGGCTCGGCCGGCTTCCACTTGCCGGCTTCCTTGAAAGTCTGCGGCACCGGTGCGCTCGGGCGCACGTAATCGGGGCCCACCGTGCAGCCGGTGCCGAGCGTCGCGGCAAAAAGCAGGGTGAAGGCGAAGGCGCGTCGCATCATGCCGAGCGGGCCGCGCCCGGTGTGTCCGGCGTCCGGGCATGGCGCAGCCGCAGCGCCCACAGCCGGAAGCGGTCGAGATAGAGATAGACGACCGGCGTCGTATAGAGCGTGAGGACCTGGCTTACGATCAGGCCGCCGACGATGGCGATGCCGAGCGGGCGCCGCAGTTCCGCGCCATCGCCGCTGCCGAGCGCGAGCGGCAGGGCACCGAGCAGCGCCGCCATCGTCGTCATCATGATCGGCCGGAAGCGCAGCAGGCAGGCCTCGAAGATCGCCTGCCCGGGTGCGGCGCCCTTGAGGCGTTCGGCGTCGAGCGCGAAGTCGACCATCATGATCGCGTTCTTCTTCACCAGGCCGATCAGCAGGAACACGCCGATCAGCGCAACCACGCTGAACTCGGTGCCCGTGAGAATTAGCGCAAGCAGCGCGCCGACACCCGCCGACGGCAGCGTGGACAGGATCGTGAGCGGGTGCACGAGGCTTTCGTAGAGGATGCCGAGCACGATGTAGACCGCCACCAGTGCCGCGACGATCAGCCATGGCTGGGCATCGAGGGACTGCTGGAACACCTTGCCGGTGGCCTGCTGGCCGCCCTGGATCGTCGCCGGCAGGCCGATGCGCACCGTCGTGCCGTCGATCGCCTGCAGCGCCTGCGACAGCGGCACGCCCGAAGCGAGATTGAAGGAGATCGTGGTGGCGGCGAACTGTCCCTGGTGGTTGACGGAAAGCGGTGTGTTGGAAAGCTCGTAGCGCGCGAACGCCGAGAGCGGCACGAGCGTGCCGGCCTGGGTGCGCGCGTAGATGCCGTTGAGTGCCTCCGGTCCCTGCGCGTACTGCGGAGCGACTTCCATCACCACACGGTACTGGTTGCGGTCGGAATAGATGGTCGATACCTGCGACTGACCGAAGGCATTGCCGAGTGCGGAGGCGACGGCGTCGGCCGTGACACCCAGGCGCGCCGCGGTCGGGCGGTCGATCTTGAGCTCGGTCTCGAGGCCGCGCACCTCCTGGTCGGAGTCGACGTCGGTCAGCTCCGGCACGCTCTGCAGCGCGTCCTGCAGCTTGAGCGTCCAGCGGCGAAGCTCCGGGACGTCATCGCCTTGCAGGGTGTACTGATAGGTGCCGCTCGCCTGCCGCCCGCCGGCACGGACGTCCTGCACCGGGCTCAGGAAGAGTCGCGTGCCCGGATGGTCTGATGTCTTGGGGCGCAGGCGTTCGATCACCTGGTCGGAGGATTCGCGGCGCTGCGCGAGCGGTTTCAGCTGGACGAACATCATCCCGGCATTGCGCTGTCCGCCGCCGGTGAAGGCGGTGACGTTCTCCACGGCCGGATCCGCGCGGACGATCTCGGAGAGATCCGCGATTTTCTGCCGCATCGCCTGGAAGGAGACGCTCTGGTCGGCGCGGATGAAGCCCATCAGCCGTCCCGTGTCCTGCTGCGGTATGAAGCCCTTGGGAATTGCGACATACAGGTAGACGTTGAGCGCGATGGTTGCCGCGAGCAGCAGCATCATGAAGCGGCCGTGGCGCAGCGACCAGGCGAGGCTGTCGCGATAGCCGGCAAGCAGCCACGTGAAGACGCGTTCGCTCGCCCTGTACAGGCGACCGTGGTCGCGCTGGTCGCGCGGCGCGAGCAGTCGCGCGCACATCATCGGCGTGGCCGTGAGCGACACCACGAGCGACACCAGCACCGCGGCCGACAGCGTGACCGCAAACTCGCGGAACAGCCGGCCGACGATCCCGCCCATGAAGAGCAGGGGCAGGAACACCGCCACCAGCGACACGCTCATGGACAGCACAGTGAAGCCGACCTCGCGCGTGCCGAGGAGCGCGGCTTCCGTTGCCTTCATCCCGCGCTCGATGTGGCGCGAGATGTTCTCCAGCACGACGATGGCATCGTCGACAACGAACCCGGCGGCGACGATGAGGGCCATCAACGAGAGGTTGTTCAGGCTGAACCCCGCCAGATACATGACGCCGAAGGTCGCCACCAGCGACACCGGCACGGCAACGCTCGGAATCAGCGTGGCGCGCACGTTGCGTAGGAACAAGAACACCACGGCCACGACGAGCGCGGTTGCAATCAGCAAGGTGTGCTCGACCTCGCGCAGCGAGGCGCGGATGGTGGAGGTGCGCTCCATCATGAGTTCGAGGTTGACCGCCGCCGGGATCGAGGCGCTCAGGAACGGCAGAAGCTGGCGCACACGCTCCACGGTTTCGATGATGTTGGCGCCGGGTTCGCGCGAGATCGTGAGGATGACCGATGGCTTGCCGTTCGAGAGGCCGGCGTTGCGCACGTCCTGCACCGAGTCGACCACTTCCGCGACGTCTGCCAGACGCACTGGCGCATTGTTGCGATAGGCGATGACCAGCGTGCGGAACTGGTCCGCGTTCTCCGCCTGATCGTTGGCGTAGACCGCCCACTGGCGCTCGCTGTCTTCCAGGAAACCCTTCGGCCGGTTGGCGTTGGCCGAGGCAAGCGCGGTGCGCACGTCGTCGAGGCCGATGCCGTAATGGTTGAGCGCCGTCGGATTGAGCTCCACGCGCACCGCCGGCAGCGAGCTGCCGCCGACGCTCACCTGGCCCACGCCTTCGACCTGCGAGAGCTTCTGCGCCAGCACGGTGGAGGCGATGTCGTAGAGCTGGCCGGGTCCGTACACGCTGGAAGTGAGCGCGAGCACCATGATCGGTGCATCCGCCGGGTTCATCTTGCGATAGGTCGGATTGTTGGGAAGGCTCGTCGGCAGCTGCGCGCGCGCGGCGTTGATGGCGGCCTGCACGTCGTTCGCCGCGCTGTCGATGTCGCGTTCGAGATCGAACTGCAGAGTGATGCGGGTGTTGCCCTGGCTCGACCAGGAGGTGAGCTCGTTCACGCCGGCGATGCGTCCGAGCTGACGTTCGAGGGGAGTTGCCACCGTGGCCGCCATCACCTCGGGGCTCGCGCCGGGCAGCGACGCCGTCACCGAGATCACCGGGAACTCGACCTGCGGCAGGGGGGCGACCGGCAGCAGGCGATACGCCACGGCGCCGGAGAGGACGAGCGCCAGCATGAGCAGCGTCGTCGCGATCGGTCGGTCGATGAAGGGGGCGGAGAGGTTCACGGCTGCCGGCCCTCGGCCGCCGGGCCTGCCGGCCGCGGGGTGCGCGCGCGGTCGAGGCGGCGCGCGACGCGGTCGAAGGCGAGATAGATCACCGGGGTGGTGAAGAGCGTGAGCACCTGGCTCACGATGAGACCGCCGACCAGGGTCAGGCCCAGCGGGTGGCGCAGTTCGGAGCCGACGCCGCCGAGCATGAGGGGCAGGGCGCCGAGCAGCGCCGCCAGCGTGGTCATGAGGATCGGCCGGAAGCGCAGCAGGCAGGCCTGGTAGATCGCCTCGCGCGGGTCGAGGCCCGCATGGCGCTCGGCGTCGAGCGCGAAGTCGATCATCATGATCGCGTTCTTCTTCACCAGCCCGATGAGCAGGATGATGCCGATGACGGCGATGACGCCGAGTGGCGTGCCGGCGAGCATGAGCGCGAGCAGCGCGCCGACGGCGGCCGAGGGCAGGGTCGAGAGGATCGTGATCGGATGGATGTAGCTCTCGTAGAGCACGCCGAGCACGATGTACATGACGACGATCGCCGCGAGAATCAGCAGGAGCTGGTTGGTGAGCGAGGCGCGAAAGGCGAGCGCGGCACCCTGGAAGCTCGTCAGCACGGACGGCGGCAGGCCGATCTCGCGCGCCGCACCCTCGATGGCCGAGACGGCGGCTCCGAGCGACTCGCCCGGCGCCACGTTGAAGGAGATGGTGGCCGCGGGAAACTGCCCGAGGTGATTGATGGCGAGCGGCGCCGGTTCCACGCTTACCCGGGTCAGCGCATCGAGCGGCACCTGGGTGCCCGAGGACGAGGTGACGTAGATGCCGCGGATCGCCTCCGGGCCACTGCGGAATTCCGGCTTGACCTCGAGCACCACGCGATACTGCGTGGCCTGGGTGAAGATGGTCGACACCAGGCGCTGGCCGAAGGCATCGTAGAGCGCGTTGGAAATGGCGGCCGGCGTGACGCCGAGGCGCCCGGCCGTATCGCGGTCGATGTCGACGTAGACCTTGAGGCCGGCGTTCTGCAGGTCGCTCGCTACGTCGGCAAGCTGTGGCAGACCCCTGAGCACCTCGACCATGCGCGGCACCCAGGTGGCGAGTGTTTTCGCGTCTGCCGCTTCGAGCGTGAACTGGTACTGCGTGCGGCTCACGCTGTCCTCGATGGTGAGATCCTGCACCGGCTGCAGGTAGAGCGTGATGCCCTCCACGCGCGCGAGTTCCGGCTGCAGGCGCCGGATCACGTCGGTCGCGGTCACGCCGCGCTCGGCGCGTGGCTTCAGGTTGATCAGCATGCGCCCGCTGTTCAGCGTCGCATTGGTGCCGTCCACGCCGATGAAGGAGGAAAGGCTGGCGACCGCCGGATCGCGCAGCACCACGCGCGCGAGCGCCTGCTGGCGTTCCGCCATGGCGGTGAAGGAAACGGTCTGCGAGGCCTCCGAGATGCCCTGGATGATGCCGGTATCCTGCACCGGGAAGAAGCCCTTGGGCACGACGAGGTAGAGCACCACGGTGAGGACGAGGGTGGCGATCGCCACGACGAGTGTGGCCCCCTGGCGGTCCAGCACCCACGACAGCATGCGGCCGTAGCGCGCGATCACCGCGTCGAAGAACCCGCCCATCGCGCGGTAGAAGCGTCCCTGCCCGGCTTCCGGTGAGTGCTGCAGGAGCTTGGCGCACATCATCGGCGTCAGCGTGAGCGACACGACCGCCGAGATGAGAATCGCCACCGCCAGGGTGATCGCGAATTCGCGGAACAGGCGCCCGACGACTTCGCCCATGAAAAGCAGCGGGATCAGCACCGCGATCAGCGACAGCGTGAGCGAGATGATGGTGAAGGCGATCTGCCGTGAGCCCTTGAGCGCCGCCTCCAGCGGCGAGTCGCCGCTTTCGATGTAGCGCGCGATGTTCTCGATGACGACGATGGCATCGTCGACCACGAAGCCGGTGGCGACCACCAGCGCCATCAGCGTGAGGTTGTTGATCGAGAAGCCGGCGAGATACATGAAGCCGAAGGTGCCGATCAGCGACAGCGGCACCGCCACGCTCGGGATGATCGTCGCCGACAGGTTGCGCAGGAAGAGAAAGATCACCGTCACCACCAGGGCCACCGCCAGCAGCAACTCGATCTGCACATCGCGCACCGAAGCGCGGATGGTCACCGTGCGGTCGGTGAGCACTGCCACTTCGACCGAGGCCGGCAACGACGATTGCAGCTGAGGCAGCAGACGCTGGACGCGGTCGACCACCTCGATCACGTTGGCGCCCGGCTGGCGCTGGATGTTCAGGATCACCGCCGGTACCTCGTTCATCCACGCCGCGAGGCGCGCGTTCTCGGCATCGTCGATCACGTCGGCGACGTCGGAGAGATAGATCGGCGCCGCGTTGCGATAGGCGACGACGATGCCACGGTACTCGGCGGCGGAGCGCAACTGGTCGTTGGCGTCGATGGCATAGCTGCGCTGGGCGCCGTCGAAGCTGCCCTTCGCCTTGTTGACATTGGCGGCGGCGATCGCCGTGCGCACGTCCTCGAGCGTGAGATTCTGGGCGGCGAGGGCCTTCGGGTTGACCTGCACGCGCACCGCCGGCCGCTGACCGCCGGACAGCGTGACCAGGCCGACGCCCGACACCTGCGAGAGCTTCTGCGCGAGGCGCGTGTCGGCGAGGTTCTGGATCTCCGGCAGGGTCAGCGTCGGCGACGTGAGGCCGAGCGTCAGGATCGGCGCGTCCGCCGGATTCACCTTGCTGTACACGGGCGGCGCCGGCAGATCGGCCGGCATCAGGTTGGAGGCGGCGTTGATGGCCGCCTGCACGCCCTGCTCGGCGACGTCCAGGCTCAGATCGAGATTGAACTGCAGGGTGATGACCGAGGCGCCGCCGGAACTGGTCGAGGACATCTGCCGCAGGCCGGGGATCTGTCCAAACTGGCGTTCCAGCGGCGCGGTGACCGAGGAAGTCATCACCTCGGGGCTCGCGCCCGGGTAGAACGTCACGACCTGAATGGTCGGGTAATCGACTTCCGGCAGCGCGGAGAGCGGCAGCAGGCGATAGGCGAAGATTCCGGACAGCAGGATCGCCGCCATGAAGAGCGTGGTAGCGACCGGCCGCAGAATGAACGGCCGTGAGGGATTCATGGCGGAGGCGGCGGGCCGTTGCGGCGCCGGTTGCCGCCGGGCTTGGTGCCGGGCTTGGCATCACCCGTTGGCGCGCGCTGGGCGCTGCGACCATCGACGTCGACCCGGGTGCCTTCGCGCAACCGATCGGCGCCATCGACGACCACGACGTCTCCCGGCGCCACACCGGATTCCACCATCGCCGTATCGCCTTCGATCGTGGCGAGCTTGATCGGCCGCAGCGCGACCGTCTGCTCGGGTGTCACCGCGTACACGAAGGTGCCTTCGCTACCGCGCTGCACGGCGGCCACCGGGATCGTCGTCACGTCGTGGCGCGTATCGAGCAGCATGCGCACGTTCACGAACTGGTTGGGGAAGAGGGCGGCGTCGGTGTTGGGAAACTCGGCCTTGAGCTTGACCGTGCCGGTGGTGGGATCGATCTGGTTGTCGACGGTG harbors:
- a CDS encoding multidrug efflux RND transporter permease subunit, whose product is MNLSAPFIDRPIATTLLMLALVLSGAVAYRLLPVAPLPQVEFPVISVTASLPGASPEVMAATVATPLERQLGRIAGVNELTSWSSQGNTRITLQFDLERDIDSAANDVQAAINAARAQLPTSLPNNPTYRKMNPADAPIMVLALTSSVYGPGQLYDIASTVLAQKLSQVEGVGQVSVGGSSLPAVRVELNPTALNHYGIGLDDVRTALASANANRPKGFLEDSERQWAVYANDQAENADQFRTLVIAYRNNAPVRLADVAEVVDSVQDVRNAGLSNGKPSVILTISREPGANIIETVERVRQLLPFLSASIPAAVNLELMMERTSTIRASLREVEHTLLIATALVVAVVFLFLRNVRATLIPSVAVPVSLVATFGVMYLAGFSLNNLSLMALIVAAGFVVDDAIVVLENISRHIERGMKATEAALLGTREVGFTVLSMSVSLVAVFLPLLFMGGIVGRLFREFAVTLSAAVLVSLVVSLTATPMMCARLLAPRDQRDHGRLYRASERVFTWLLAGYRDSLAWSLRHGRFMMLLLAATIALNVYLYVAIPKGFIPQQDTGRLMGFIRADQSVSFQAMRQKIADLSEIVRADPAVENVTAFTGGGQRNAGMMFVQLKPLAQRRESSDQVIERLRPKTSDHPGTRLFLSPVQDVRAGGRQASGTYQYTLQGDDVPELRRWTLKLQDALQSVPELTDVDSDQEVRGLETELKIDRPTAARLGVTADAVASALGNAFGQSQVSTIYSDRNQYRVVMEVAPQYAQGPEALNGIYARTQAGTLVPLSAFARYELSNTPLSVNHQGQFAATTISFNLASGVPLSQALQAIDGTTVRIGLPATIQGGQQATGKVFQQSLDAQPWLIVAALVAVYIVLGILYESLVHPLTILSTLPSAGVGALLALILTGTEFSVVALIGVFLLIGLVKKNAIMMVDFALDAERLKGAAPGQAIFEACLLRFRPIMMTTMAALLGALPLALGSGDGAELRRPLGIAIVGGLIVSQVLTLYTTPVVYLYLDRFRLWALRLRHARTPDTPGAARSA
- a CDS encoding response regulator transcription factor; translation: MTEKDIRVLLADDHAVVRAGFRRLLEQTPSIHVVAEVANGDEAYRIFGECAPDVAVMDLSMPGMGGIEAIRRIVGRYPSARILVFSMHDTA
- a CDS encoding efflux transporter outer membrane subunit produces the protein MMRRAFAFTLLFAATLGTGCTVGPDYVRPSAPVPQTFKEAGKWKPAEPRDDSGRGPWWEVFGDAQLNALVERVNVSNQNILAAEAQFRGAQALVQQARAGYFPTLSMGVSTVRSQSPNLPNAPSTTRPVTTYNLPANASWEPDLWGSVRRAVESSEANAQSTAASLESARLSAQATLAQNYFLLRTADAQKRLLDDTAAAYERSLELTKNRYAAGVAARVDVVQALTQLKSTQAQAIEIGVQRAALEHAIAVLMGEPPEEFSIAPTPLDVAPPAIPVGVPSELLERRPDIAAAERSVAAANAQIGVAIAAFYPTLTLSAAGGFRSTDAADWLSVPSRYWSVGAALAQVLFDGGLRSGVTAQARATYDSNVAAYRQTVLTGFQEVEDNLAALRILEEEAAVQADAVAAARQSVDLTTNQYKAGIVSYLNVVAVQTVALNNERTAVGILGQRLTASVLLVKALGGGWDASALAGTARAESATRTANAAP
- a CDS encoding MdtB/MuxB family multidrug efflux RND transporter permease subunit — protein: MNPSRPFILRPVATTLFMAAILLSGIFAYRLLPLSALPEVDYPTIQVVTFYPGASPEVMTSSVTAPLERQFGQIPGLRQMSSTSSGGASVITLQFNLDLSLDVAEQGVQAAINAASNLMPADLPAPPVYSKVNPADAPILTLGLTSPTLTLPEIQNLADTRLAQKLSQVSGVGLVTLSGGQRPAVRVQVNPKALAAQNLTLEDVRTAIAAANVNKAKGSFDGAQRSYAIDANDQLRSAAEYRGIVVAYRNAAPIYLSDVADVIDDAENARLAAWMNEVPAVILNIQRQPGANVIEVVDRVQRLLPQLQSSLPASVEVAVLTDRTVTIRASVRDVQIELLLAVALVVTVIFLFLRNLSATIIPSVAVPLSLIGTFGFMYLAGFSINNLTLMALVVATGFVVDDAIVVIENIARYIESGDSPLEAALKGSRQIAFTIISLTLSLIAVLIPLLFMGEVVGRLFREFAITLAVAILISAVVSLTLTPMMCAKLLQHSPEAGQGRFYRAMGGFFDAVIARYGRMLSWVLDRQGATLVVAIATLVLTVVLYLVVPKGFFPVQDTGIIQGISEASQTVSFTAMAERQQALARVVLRDPAVASLSSFIGVDGTNATLNSGRMLINLKPRAERGVTATDVIRRLQPELARVEGITLYLQPVQDLTIEDSVSRTQYQFTLEAADAKTLATWVPRMVEVLRGLPQLADVASDLQNAGLKVYVDIDRDTAGRLGVTPAAISNALYDAFGQRLVSTIFTQATQYRVVLEVKPEFRSGPEAIRGIYVTSSSGTQVPLDALTRVSVEPAPLAINHLGQFPAATISFNVAPGESLGAAVSAIEGAAREIGLPPSVLTSFQGAALAFRASLTNQLLLILAAIVVMYIVLGVLYESYIHPITILSTLPSAAVGALLALMLAGTPLGVIAVIGIILLIGLVKKNAIMMIDFALDAERHAGLDPREAIYQACLLRFRPILMTTLAALLGALPLMLGGVGSELRHPLGLTLVGGLIVSQVLTLFTTPVIYLAFDRVARRLDRARTPRPAGPAAEGRQP
- a CDS encoding HAMP domain-containing protein, producing MSLKLRLNLVITIVLAIIFLASSVFLVREARRDVQAEIESTANLALHFLDAELQRARLAGDGPPLFHLAALGEVRHLTITLRDPNDRIVESNHPAARSATSAPRWFADLVAAMGPRITPIQRTVLVSGQSIGTLEVKPDPSFEVGEVWTYATGLMRLAGVIFVVTNVLIYWLVGRALAPVNKILSALNEIEHGNLATRMPPLDLPELARIAAAFNRMMDRLQSSVTQNRQLSQQLIRVQEEERRSLARELHDELGQCLTAILADGTAVLNSTRNNKPAPRESAEAVVAVTRHIMELVRGMLQRLHPETLDSLGLDDALQELVKGWRQRNPDVVCSLHIATPLDGLSDRLNITVYRVVQEALTNVARHARARHVEVCIRRSGTLEVEVKDDGAGMDTSAPVHGFGLAGMRERVEALGGSVRVWTQQARGVALTIELPLTAVARGV